A genome region from Oryzias latipes chromosome 2, ASM223467v1 includes the following:
- the LOC101159563 gene encoding ribonuclease inhibitor-like: MLRLESCKFSKTSCEFLGSALKSNPSYLRELDLSRNILQDSGFLHLRGFLESPDCRLETLRLKNCSLSEISCKALVSALKSDPSNLTELDLSWNTIKDSGVLHLRRFLESSDCRLQTLRLESCSLSKIRCKALGSALKSNPSNLTELDLSLNKLKHLGFVHLHGFLESPDCRLQTLRLEDCRLSEISCKVLGSALESSLSKLTKLDLSRNTLQDSGALYLLEKCSLSKISCESLGSALKNSPSKLTELDLGMNNLQESDVQQFQDLVGGVGFMLLMFLLVEQRRAAAGLQRCSDWEVESRVMEESEEVEMSVRAAA; this comes from the exons aTGTTGAG GTTGGAGAGTTGCAAATTTTCCAAGACCAGCTGTGAGTTTTTGGgctcagctctgaagtccaacccgtcTTATCTGAGAGAATTGGACCTGAGCAGGAACATCCTCCAAGATTCAGGATTTCTACATCTgcgtggttttctggagagtccagactgcagactggagactctgag GTTGAagaactgcagtttgtcagagatcagctgtaaagctttggtctcagctctgaaatCCGACCCTTccaatctgacagaactggacctgagctggAACACAATAAAGGATTCAGGAGTTCTCCATTTGCGCCGTTTTTTGGAGAGTTCAGACTGCAGACttcagactctgag GTTGGAGAGCTGCAGTTTGTCAAAGATCAGGTGTAAAGCTCTGGgctcagctctgaagtccaacccgtccaatctgacagaactggacctcagcttgaacaaactgaaacatttagGATTTGTTCATCTGcatggttttctggagagtccagactgcagactgcaaaCGTTAAG GTTAGAAGACTGCAGattgtcagagatcagctgtaAAGTTCTGGGCTCAGCTCTGGAGTCCAGCCTGTCTAAACTGACAAAACTGGACCTGAGCAGGAACACCCTCCAGGATTCAGGAGCTCTttatct ATTGGAAAAGTGCAGTTTGTCAAAGATCAGCTGTGAATCTCTGGGCTCAGCGCTGAAGAACAGCCCGTCCAaactgacagaactggacctgggCATGAACAACCTGCAGGAGTCAGATGTTCAGCAGTTCCAGGATCTG GTGGGAGGGGTAGGGTTCATGCTTTTGATGTTCCTCCTGGTGGAGCAGAGAAGAGCAGCAGCTGGTCTACAGAGATGTTCTGACTGGGAGGTGGAGAGCAGAGTGATGGAGGAGTCAGAGGAAGTTGAGATgagtgtcagagctgcagcatgA
- the LOC111946442 gene encoding NLR family CARD domain-containing protein 3-like, with the protein MIPDSGPAELRDSQWSVCPAASNTAGLHLSGLYMNNNYFSIILSTVVSMLHFGHQWTLLEDNIVTFVKKELKKIQKLLSHREDEEELESEYEMQKSSRESLVKITENFLRRMKQEELADRLQSSKRISLKGCRELINSVCCLQTGFTTAVCRQKVQSGLKKKFQCVFEGIAKAGNPTLLKEIYTELFISEQGTEELNEEHEVRQIEAASRKADRAEKTIRQEKLFQLPAGRQEPIRTVMTKGVAGIGKTVLTQKFTLDWAEGKAHQNLHFIFPFTFRELNVLKEEKFSLVELVHHFFPETKEAGICSFEHFQVIFIFDGLDECRLPLDFQTQILNDPRKPTSIGDLLTNLIRGNLLPSARLWITTRPAAANLIPAECVDMVTEVRGFNDPQKEEYFRKRFRDEEQASMIVSHIKRSRSLHIMCHIPVFCWITATVLEDLLRTKEGEKLPKSLTEMYIHFVVVQAKVKKVKYDGGAETDPHWSPESRKMMESLGELAFEQLQKGNLIFYESDLTECGIDIRAASVYSGVFTQIFREERGLYQDKVFCFIHLSVQEFLAALHVHLTFINPGLNLMEGERESKIVNEKQNISVQFYQSAVNMALECQSGDMDLFLRFLLGLSLPTNQSLLRGLQTQTGSSPQTNKETVLYIKEKISENLSAEKSINLFHCLNELNDGSLVEEIQQSLRSGRLSTEKLSPAQWSALVFILLSSEEDLEEFDLQKYSASEEALLRLLPVIKASNKALLSDCKLSEKSGAALSSVLSSQSSRLRDLDLSNNNLQDSGVELLSVGLKSPHCKVETLRSAFIQLFF; encoded by the exons ATGATCCCTGAT AGTGGAccagcagagctcagagacTCCCAGTGGTCCGTCTGTccagcagcatcaaacacagctGGACTCCATCTTTCTGGTCTGTACATGAACAACAACTACTTTTCCATCATTCTGTCCACAGTCGTCTCCATGCTGCACTTTGGACACCAGTGGACT CTGCTGGAGGACAACATTGTCACTTTCGTGAAGAAGGAGTTGAAGAAGATCCAGAAGCTTCTGAGTCacagggaggatgaggaggagctggagagtGAATATGAAATGCAGAAGAGCAGCAGAGAGTCACTGGTTAAGATCACAGAGAACTTCCTGAGGAGAATGAAGCAGGAGGAGCTGGCTGATCGACTGCAGAGCAGTAAGAGGATTTCTCTGAAG ggctgcagagagttGATTAACTCTGTTTGTTGTCTTCAAACAGGTTTCACTACTGCAGTTTGTCGACAAAAAGTCCAATCTGGTCTGAAGAAGAAGTTCcagtgtgtgtttgaggggatCGCTAAAGCAGGAAACCCAACCCTTCTGAAGGAAATCTACACAGAGCTCTTCATCTCAGAGCAAGGAACTGaagagctgaatgaagaacatgaggtcagacagattgaagcagcatccaggaaagcagacagagcagaaaaAACCATTAGACAAGAAAAGCTCTTCCAACTCCCAGCTGGAAGACAAGAACCAATCAGAACCGTGATGACTAAGGGAGTGGCTGGCATTGGGAAAACAGTCTTAACacagaagttcactctggactgggctgaaggcaaagcccaccagaacctccacttCATATTTCCATTCACTTTCAGAGAGCTGAATGTGCTGAAAGAAGAGAAGTTCAGCTTGGTGGAACTTGTTCATCACTTCTTCCCTGAAACCAAAGAAGCAGGAATCTGCAGCTTTGAACATTTCCAGGTCatcttcatctttgatggtctggatgagtGTCGACTTCCTCTGGACTTCCAGACACAGATCCTAAATGACCCTAGAAAGCCTACCTCAATTGGTGATCTGCTGACAAACCTCATCAGGGGGAACCTGCTTCCCTCTGCTCGCCTCTGGATAACCAcacgacctgcagcagccaattTGATCCCTGCTGAGTGTGTTGATATGGTGACAGAGGTCAGAGGGTTCAATGATCcacagaaggaggagtacttcaggaagagattcagagatgaagagcaggccAGCATGATTGTCTCTCACATCAAAAGATCTAGAAGCCTCCACATCATGTGCCACATcccagtcttctgctggatcactgctacagttctggaggatctgctgAGGACCAAGGAGGGAGAAAAGCTGCCCAAGAGCTTGACTGAGATGTACATTCACTTTGTGGTGGTTCAGGCCAAAGTCAAGAAGGTCAAGTATGATGGAGGAGCTGAGACAGATCCTCACTGGAGTCCAGAGAGCAGGAAGATGATGGAGTCTCTGGGAGAACTGGCttttgagcagctgcagaaaggaaaCCTGATCTTCTATGAATCTGACCTGACAGAGTGTGGCATCGATATCAGAGCAGCCTCAGTGTACTCAGGAGTGTTCACACAGATCTTTAGAGAGGAGAGAGGCCTGTACCAGGACAAGgtcttctgcttcatccatctgAGTGTTCAGGAGTTCCTGGCTGCTCTTCATGTCCACCTGACCTTTATCAACCCTGGACTCAACCTGATGGAAGGAGAAAGAGAATCCAAGATAGTTAATgagaaacaaaatatttcagtcCAGTTCTATCAAAGTGCTGTGAACATGGCTTTGGAGTGTCAAAGCGGAGACATGGACTTGTTCCTTCGCTTCCTCCTGGGTCTTTCACTGCCGACCAATCAGAGTCTCCTACGAGGTCTACAGACTCAGACAGGAAGTAGTCCACAAACCAATAAGGAAACAGTCCTGTACATCAAGGAGAAGATCAGTGAGAAtctgtctgcagagaaaagcatcaaCCTGTTCCACTGTCTGAATGAACTGAATGATGGTTCTCTAGTGGAGGAGATCCAACAGTCCCTGAGGTCAGGACGTCTCTCCACAGAGAAACTGTCTCCTGCTCAGTGGTCTGCTCTGGTCTTCATCTTACTGTCATCAGAAGAAGATCTGGAAGAGTTTGACCTGCAGAAATACTCTGCTTCAGAGGAGGCTCTTCTGAGGCTGCTGCCAGTGATCAAAGCCTCCAACAAAGCTCT actGAGTGACTGTAAGCTGTCAGAGAAAAGTGGTGCAGCTCTGTCATCAGTTCTCAGCTCTCAGTCCTCCAGACTCAGAGATCTGGACCTGAGTAACaacaacctgcaggattcaggagtggAGCTGCTATCCGTTGGACTAAAGAGTCCACACTGTAAAGTAGAGACTCTCAGGTCAGCTTTCATTCAACTATTTTTCTAG
- the LOC101174083 gene encoding uncharacterized protein LOC101174083 yields the protein MKATNLKEAMRAMGNPIMMMETRSLMKTTNLKEAMQAMGKPIMMMTATVMMGKPIITMVVMRGTAAKMDTTGRRKRKDRRRTVIASTALDADVAAVAIATTALAVERVTMKETGKVVTIMENMATSMDMVTGVAVDMAMVMAMVTDEGDTKRKLDEQPPTRKDEKNYKGGTLQSIFF from the exons atgaaggccacaaaccTGAAGGAGGCCATGCGGGCGATGGGAAACCCCATCATGATGATGGAGACAAGAAGTCTCATGAAGACCACAAACCTGAAGGAGGCCATGCAGGCGATGGGAAAGCCCATCATGATGATGACCGCAACCGTGATGATGGGAAAGCCCatcatcacgatggtggtcatGAGAGGGACCGCCGCGAAGATGGACACCACAGggaggaggaaaaggaaagaCAGAAGAAGGACAGTGATCGCAAGCACAGCCCTCGACGCCGACGTAGCGGCAGTCGCGATCGCGACCACAGCCCTCGCCGTCGAGAGAGTGACGATGAAGGAGACAGGGAAGGTGGTGACCATAATGGAAAACATGGCCACAAGCATGGACATGGTCACGGGCGTGGCCGTGGACATGGCCATGGTCATGGCCATGGTCACGGACGAGGGGGACACTAAAAGAAAATTG GATGAGCAACCCCCGaccagaaaagatgaaaaaaactacaaaggaGGAACACttcaaagcattttcttttga